One stretch of Streptomyces hygroscopicus DNA includes these proteins:
- a CDS encoding guanylate kinase — translation MAAHSARPRLTVLSGPSGVGKSTVVAHMRKEHPEVWLSVSATTRRPRPGERDGVHYFFVDDGEFDKLIANGELLEWAEFAGNRYGTPREAVMDRLGAGEPVLLEIDLQGARQIRESMPEAQLVFLAPPSWEELVRRLTGRGTEAPEVIERRLEAARTELAAESEFDTTLVNTSVEDVANELLALMRVA, via the coding sequence ATGGCAGCACACTCCGCACGACCGCGACTGACCGTGCTCTCCGGCCCCTCAGGGGTCGGCAAGAGCACGGTCGTCGCTCATATGCGTAAAGAACATCCCGAGGTCTGGCTCTCGGTCTCCGCCACGACCCGCCGACCGCGCCCCGGGGAGCGGGACGGCGTCCACTATTTCTTCGTGGACGACGGGGAGTTCGACAAGCTCATAGCCAATGGTGAGCTGCTGGAGTGGGCCGAATTCGCGGGCAACCGCTACGGCACCCCGCGCGAGGCGGTCATGGACCGGCTCGGCGCGGGCGAGCCGGTGCTGCTGGAGATCGATCTGCAGGGCGCACGGCAGATCCGCGAGTCCATGCCGGAGGCGCAGCTGGTCTTCCTCGCGCCGCCGAGCTGGGAGGAGCTGGTGCGCCGGCTCACCGGCCGGGGCACCGAGGCGCCCGAGGTCATCGAGCGGCGCCTGGAGGCCGCCCGGACCGAGCTGGCTGCCGAGTCCGAGTTCGATACGACCTTGGTCAATACCTCCGTCGAGGACGTGGCAAATGAGCTGCTAGCCTTGATGCGAGTGGCTTGA
- a CDS encoding DNA-directed RNA polymerase subunit omega → MSSPMTAPEGIINPPIDELLEATDSKYSLVIYAAKRARQINAYYSQLGEGLLEYVGPLVDTHVHEKPLSIALREINAGLLTSEAIEGPAQ, encoded by the coding sequence GTGTCCTCTCCCATGACCGCGCCCGAGGGGATCATCAACCCTCCGATTGATGAGCTGCTCGAGGCCACCGACTCCAAGTACAGCCTGGTGATCTACGCGGCCAAGCGCGCGCGGCAGATCAACGCGTACTACTCCCAGCTTGGCGAGGGCCTGCTCGAGTACGTCGGTCCCCTCGTGGACACCCACGTCCACGAGAAGCCGCTCTCGATCGCGCTCCGCGAGATCAACGCGGGCCTGCTGACCTCCGAGGCCATCGAGGGCCCGGCCCAGTAG
- a CDS encoding 30S ribosomal protein S13 — protein MALPPLTPEQRAAALEKAAAARRERAEVKNRLKHSGASLHEVIKQGQENDVIGKMKVSALLESLPGVGKVRAKQIMERLGISESRRVRGLGSNQIASLEREFGGAAG, from the coding sequence GTGGCTCTTCCGCCCCTTACCCCTGAACAGCGCGCAGCCGCGCTCGAAAAGGCCGCCGCGGCTCGCCGGGAGCGCGCCGAGGTCAAGAATCGACTCAAGCACTCCGGCGCATCCCTGCACGAGGTCATCAAGCAGGGCCAGGAGAACGACGTCATCGGCAAGATGAAGGTGTCCGCTCTCCTCGAGTCCCTGCCCGGCGTCGGCAAGGTCCGCGCCAAGCAGATCATGGAGCGGCTCGGCATCTCCGAGAGCCGTCGTGTGCGGGGTCTGGGCTCCAACCAGATCGCGTCACTCGAGCGTGAGTTCGGCGGCGCCGCCGGCTGA